One Parageobacillus sp. KH3-4 genomic region harbors:
- a CDS encoding MFS transporter codes for MSQQMVSQRKLLGVAGLGWMFDAMDVGMLSFIIAALQKDWGLSTEQMGWIGSVNSIGMAAGTLLFGLLADRIGRKNVFIITLLLFSVGSGLSALTTTLAAFLVLRFLIGMGLGGELPVASTLVSESVPAQERGKIVVLLESFWAFGWLLSAFISYFIIPTYGWQTALWLATIPALYALYLRWGLPDSPRFTSAHKEKTVWDNIVKVWSSSYRKETFMLWVLWFCVVFSYYGMFLWLPSVMVMKGFSLIKSFEYVLMMTLAQLPGYFSAAWLIERVGRKFVLITYLIGTAASAYFFGNADSLALLMASGILLSFFNLGAWGALYAYTPELYPTSIRGTGAGMAAAFGRIGGVLGPLFVGYSVGNGLTVTTIFAIFCVSIFVGVLAVWTLGKETKRRELA; via the coding sequence ATGAGTCAACAAATGGTTTCGCAACGGAAGCTGTTGGGGGTCGCCGGGCTTGGCTGGATGTTTGACGCGATGGATGTTGGCATGCTGTCGTTTATTATCGCGGCATTGCAAAAAGATTGGGGTTTAAGCACCGAGCAGATGGGATGGATCGGCAGCGTCAATTCGATCGGCATGGCAGCAGGCACGCTGTTATTCGGGTTGTTAGCTGACCGCATCGGCAGAAAAAACGTGTTTATTATCACACTATTATTATTCTCGGTGGGAAGCGGCCTGTCTGCCTTAACAACGACATTGGCGGCGTTTTTGGTTTTGCGCTTTCTCATAGGAATGGGTTTAGGCGGCGAACTGCCGGTCGCTTCGACGCTTGTGTCAGAAAGCGTGCCGGCGCAAGAACGCGGGAAAATCGTGGTGCTGCTCGAAAGTTTTTGGGCTTTCGGATGGTTGTTATCCGCCTTCATCTCGTATTTCATTATTCCGACATATGGCTGGCAAACAGCGCTATGGCTCGCGACGATTCCGGCGTTATACGCCCTGTATTTGCGATGGGGGCTGCCTGATTCGCCAAGGTTTACAAGCGCGCATAAAGAAAAAACGGTGTGGGACAACATCGTCAAAGTTTGGTCATCTTCTTACCGGAAAGAAACGTTCATGCTTTGGGTGCTTTGGTTTTGCGTCGTATTTTCCTACTACGGCATGTTTTTGTGGCTGCCAAGCGTGATGGTCATGAAAGGATTTAGCTTGATTAAAAGTTTTGAATATGTCCTTATGATGACGCTGGCGCAGCTGCCCGGCTATTTTAGCGCTGCGTGGCTCATTGAACGGGTGGGGCGAAAATTTGTGCTCATCACCTATCTAATCGGTACGGCTGCGAGCGCTTATTTCTTTGGCAATGCCGATTCGCTTGCGCTGTTGATGGCTTCTGGAATTTTGCTGTCGTTTTTTAACCTTGGCGCATGGGGAGCGTTATATGCCTATACGCCGGAGCTTTACCCAACTTCGATTCGCGGCACGGGGGCCGGGATGGCGGCGGCGTTTGGGCGCATCGGCGGCGTTTTGGGCCCGCTTTTCGTCGGCTATTCTGTCGGCAATGGCCTCACCGTTACAACAATTTTTGCCATTTTTTGCGTTTCTATTTTCGTCGGTGTTCTCGCGGTATGGACACTAGGAAAAGAGACGAAACGGCGGGAATTGGCATAA
- a CDS encoding DUF3147 family protein, producing MFALVKVVVSAIVIGGVTEVARRYPAFGGIIAALPLVSLLSLFWLYFQGEEMQMLSKFIDGVLWGFPATAFLLLVIGLCLKASFPFILSIALGIGGWGIFIMMQNILFKNM from the coding sequence ATGTTTGCGCTAGTTAAAGTCGTTGTTTCCGCTATTGTGATTGGTGGCGTAACAGAAGTGGCTCGGAGATACCCGGCCTTTGGAGGCATCATCGCGGCATTGCCGTTAGTCAGTTTGTTGAGTTTATTCTGGTTATATTTTCAGGGAGAAGAGATGCAAATGTTGAGTAAATTTATTGACGGAGTGTTATGGGGATTCCCGGCGACCGCCTTTTTATTGCTGGTTATCGGCTTATGTTTAAAAGCTTCTTTTCCATTCATTTTATCCATCGCGCTAGGGATAGGCGGTTGGGGAATATTTATTATGATGCAAAACATTCTATTCAAAAATATGTAA
- a CDS encoding MarR family transcriptional regulator, with amino-acid sequence MQIDDIIEMINEQWTDIYYLLHYVHEDNITHQAIRLLQYIEKNKEATIGDLAKHLAVSHNTASEHIKRLMKKGLVTKRRSSVDERRVLVVLTEEGRRVLYRHTRLDKDKLKEIFKQMDQSDIELIQKAFTILSEGARKCLR; translated from the coding sequence ATGCAGATCGATGACATTATCGAAATGATTAATGAGCAATGGACTGATATTTATTACTTATTACATTATGTTCATGAAGATAATATTACACACCAGGCGATCCGTTTGTTACAGTACATTGAAAAAAACAAGGAAGCAACGATTGGAGATTTAGCAAAACATTTGGCTGTCTCTCATAATACTGCTTCAGAACATATAAAAAGACTAATGAAAAAAGGGTTGGTTACGAAAAGAAGAAGCAGTGTAGATGAGAGAAGAGTGTTAGTTGTATTAACCGAGGAAGGGAGACGAGTATTATATCGGCATACCCGATTAGACAAAGACAAACTAAAAGAAATTTTTAAACAAATGGATCAATCTGATATAGAACTTATACAAAAGGCATTTACCATTCTTAGTGAAGGAGCGAGAAAATGTTTGCGCTAG
- a CDS encoding M20/M25/M40 family metallo-hydrolase, protein MKWQTPQQLKQLLCRLVEYPSISGTEAEISLAKFIAEQLRAIDYFRENNEFVQLHPTGDGRYFVTALVKKAEQVRDTVILISHFDVVDVQDYGVWKDIAFSPEELTRRFYEQKQQLPSDVRADLESGEWLFGRGVMDMKCGLALHMSLIEQACHGTFAGNLLLLTVPDEEANSVGMRAAAPALAEMAEKYKLTYRLVINSEPMFARYPGDKTNYIYTGSIGKALPGFYCYGKETHVGEPFAGLNANFMVAQIARELELNTDFCEEFAGEVSPPPTNLLQTDLKEEYSVQIPHRAVALFNLFLQQKPLDDVTNSLIAVAKRVAKRIEEHYDSEASRFAKLEKSVPKPLSINVFTFAELRKKAVDMFGSKKVEQIEASVLSMEAAKDDREKTIALVDRLAMLCKDFAPMIVLFYAPPYYPAVSADSDPLVQRLVAKLQKYAQEKHGISLVRQHYFPGISDLSYVGLQQSSASLQTFTENMPIWDCGYRLPLDALTKLNVPMLNVGPIGRDAHQWTERLNVRFAFKELKEWLEYTINEVFTE, encoded by the coding sequence ATGAAATGGCAGACGCCGCAACAATTGAAACAATTGCTTTGTCGTTTAGTTGAATATCCAAGCATCAGCGGGACGGAAGCGGAAATATCGCTTGCGAAATTTATCGCAGAACAGCTGCGCGCCATTGATTATTTCCGGGAAAATAACGAGTTTGTGCAATTGCATCCGACAGGAGACGGGCGTTATTTTGTTACCGCGCTTGTGAAAAAAGCGGAACAAGTGCGCGATACGGTCATTCTCATCAGCCATTTTGATGTGGTCGATGTGCAAGATTACGGAGTGTGGAAGGACATTGCATTTTCGCCAGAGGAGCTGACGAGACGGTTTTACGAGCAAAAACAGCAGCTGCCCTCTGACGTGCGAGCCGATCTCGAAAGTGGAGAATGGCTGTTTGGCCGCGGCGTGATGGATATGAAATGCGGGCTTGCTCTCCATATGTCGCTAATTGAGCAAGCGTGCCACGGAACGTTTGCCGGGAATTTACTGCTTCTTACCGTTCCGGATGAGGAAGCAAATTCAGTCGGGATGCGCGCTGCTGCGCCAGCGCTCGCAGAAATGGCAGAGAAATATAAGTTAACCTATCGGCTTGTCATCAATTCTGAACCGATGTTTGCGCGCTACCCAGGGGATAAAACGAATTACATTTACACCGGCTCGATCGGGAAAGCGCTGCCGGGCTTTTATTGTTACGGAAAAGAAACGCACGTCGGCGAGCCGTTCGCGGGGTTAAATGCTAATTTTATGGTGGCGCAAATTGCAAGGGAACTAGAGCTAAACACCGATTTTTGCGAAGAGTTTGCCGGGGAAGTCAGCCCACCGCCGACAAATTTATTGCAGACGGATTTAAAAGAAGAATATTCTGTGCAAATACCGCATCGCGCTGTGGCGCTATTTAATTTATTTTTACAACAAAAACCGCTCGATGACGTGACAAACTCGTTAATCGCGGTTGCAAAACGGGTGGCGAAGCGCATTGAGGAGCATTATGACAGTGAGGCGTCCCGTTTTGCGAAACTCGAAAAATCGGTGCCGAAACCGCTGTCGATAAACGTATTTACTTTTGCGGAATTAAGAAAGAAAGCGGTGGACATGTTTGGATCCAAAAAAGTCGAACAAATTGAAGCAAGCGTTTTATCGATGGAAGCGGCGAAGGACGACCGGGAGAAAACGATCGCGCTAGTCGACCGGCTTGCTATGCTTTGTAAAGATTTCGCACCGATGATTGTTCTGTTTTATGCGCCTCCGTATTACCCGGCTGTCAGCGCCGACAGCGATCCGCTTGTTCAGCGACTTGTTGCGAAGCTGCAAAAATACGCGCAAGAAAAACATGGCATTTCTCTTGTGCGGCAACATTATTTCCCTGGAATTTCTGATTTAAGCTACGTCGGCTTGCAGCAATCTTCCGCTTCTCTACAAACGTTTACCGAAAATATGCCGATATGGGATTGCGGCTATCGGTTGCCGCTTGATGCGCTGACAAAATTGAATGTGCCGATGCTCAATGTCGGTCCGATCGGACGCGACGCCCACCAATGGACGGAACGCCTTAACGTTCGATTTGCGTTTAAGGAGCTAAAAGAGTGGCTGGAATATACAATCAACGAAGTATTTACAGAGTAA
- a CDS encoding PTS glucose transporter subunit IIA → MFFKKWFGKKEKTTHEDVVAPLTGIVKPLEEVPDPVFSEKMMGDGIAIEPADGEVVSPVNGEVVQVFPTKHAVGLRSEAGVELLIHVGLETVSMNGEGFTAHVAAGDRVKVGQRLLTVDLDLVKQKAKSTITPIIVTNGDVVASLQKTSETKATKGETAIFRIDINA, encoded by the coding sequence ATGTTTTTTAAAAAATGGTTTGGCAAAAAAGAAAAAACGACTCATGAAGATGTCGTCGCGCCGTTAACGGGGATTGTGAAGCCGCTCGAGGAAGTTCCGGATCCTGTTTTTTCCGAAAAAATGATGGGAGACGGCATCGCGATTGAACCGGCAGACGGGGAAGTCGTCTCGCCTGTCAACGGAGAAGTCGTGCAAGTATTCCCGACAAAACACGCGGTCGGATTGCGTTCGGAAGCAGGGGTGGAACTGCTCATTCACGTTGGCTTAGAAACGGTTTCGATGAATGGCGAAGGATTTACGGCGCATGTAGCGGCCGGAGACCGCGTCAAAGTCGGCCAGCGTTTATTAACGGTTGATTTGGATCTTGTCAAGCAAAAAGCAAAAAGCACGATCACGCCGATTATCGTGACAAACGGAGATGTTGTGGCAAGCTTGCAAAAAACGTCAGAAACGAAAGCGACAAAAGGAGAAACGGCCATTTTCCGCATTGACATCAACGCGTAA
- a CDS encoding tartrate dehydrogenase: protein MDMKQLEIAVIPGDGIGKEVVPAALDVLRTIAEVHGGLQFTFVEFPWSCDYYIEHGKMMPDDGLQILQGFAAIFLGAVGNPKLVPDHISLWGLLLKIRREFEQVINIRPAKFFRGLQSPLANPNDFDFIVVRENSEGEYSEIGGRIHRGDDEIAIQNAVFTRKGMERAMRYAFELAKKRKGHVTSATKSNGIFHTMPFWDEVFAQVKQDYPEVQTDSYHIDALAAFFVTKPHLFDVVVASNLFGDILTDLGGAIMGSIGIAPAANINLNGKYPSMFEPVHGSAPDIYGKGIANPIGQIWTAKLMLDHFGEDELGSVLLKTIEDVTADGIKTPDIGGKATTREVTDEICRRLRQLA from the coding sequence ATCGATATGAAACAATTGGAAATAGCTGTTATTCCCGGGGATGGAATCGGCAAAGAAGTCGTGCCGGCCGCTTTAGACGTGCTGCGCACAATCGCCGAGGTGCACGGCGGTCTGCAATTTACGTTCGTCGAATTTCCTTGGAGCTGCGATTACTATATTGAACATGGAAAAATGATGCCAGATGACGGTTTGCAAATTTTGCAAGGATTTGCTGCGATTTTTTTAGGGGCTGTCGGGAACCCGAAATTAGTGCCGGACCATATTTCGCTTTGGGGATTGCTATTAAAAATTCGCCGCGAGTTTGAGCAGGTGATTAACATCCGCCCAGCGAAATTTTTCCGCGGGCTGCAATCGCCATTGGCGAATCCGAACGATTTTGACTTCATTGTCGTCCGCGAAAACAGCGAAGGGGAATATAGCGAAATCGGCGGGCGGATTCATCGGGGCGACGACGAAATTGCCATCCAAAACGCGGTGTTTACCCGCAAAGGAATGGAGCGGGCGATGCGCTATGCGTTCGAATTGGCGAAAAAACGGAAAGGGCATGTGACGAGTGCTACGAAATCAAACGGCATTTTCCATACGATGCCGTTTTGGGATGAGGTGTTCGCGCAAGTAAAGCAAGATTATCCAGAAGTTCAAACCGACTCGTACCACATCGATGCGCTCGCTGCGTTTTTTGTAACGAAACCGCATTTATTTGATGTTGTCGTCGCTAGCAATTTATTCGGCGACATTCTTACCGACTTGGGCGGAGCCATCATGGGTAGCATCGGTATTGCCCCGGCGGCGAACATCAATTTGAACGGAAAGTATCCGTCGATGTTTGAGCCTGTCCATGGTTCCGCTCCGGATATTTACGGGAAAGGAATCGCCAACCCGATCGGTCAAATTTGGACGGCGAAACTGATGCTTGATCATTTTGGCGAAGACGAATTAGGCAGCGTGTTATTAAAAACGATCGAAGATGTGACGGCAGACGGCATAAAAACTCCTGACATCGGTGGAAAAGCGACTACTCGTGAAGTGACGGACGAGATTTGCCGCCGCTTAAGACAATTGGCATAG
- a CDS encoding PucR family transcriptional regulator, giving the protein MTHYDDPFRGNFDSLEEFADRISDLLQCPITIEDANHRLIAYSAHDDYTDPARTATIISRRVPEKVINSLWKQGAIPALLSSRDPVRVASISEVGLGSRVAVSIWKNDEVIGFIWALETGRALSKEDMELLKKAAKAAKNKVLQLHMRKNKKEERVQEFFWKLLTGHMTTEEEIKESFKVMQIPSSPLFSVIVFRFATKITREIEKQISYLLQTTQQIQLLLYTTDQSDVILLAAPKTTNQPLQEFNSFIESFATKMKERFHINSIQSGFGGIYETYTCIEKSYKQALTVLKMKEKFPAQLNRVHGYEQLGIYQFFDLLLQKKQQGEFVNSALRKLQSYDEKHHTDLVETFEIFFDCDCNVNETAKALNIHPNTLAYRLKRIAEIGEIDLHDINQKVKLYIDIKLAKYEALH; this is encoded by the coding sequence ATGACACATTACGATGACCCTTTCCGTGGCAATTTCGACAGCCTTGAAGAATTCGCCGACCGCATCAGTGACCTTTTGCAATGCCCGATTACGATTGAAGACGCTAATCATCGTCTCATCGCCTATAGCGCCCACGACGACTATACCGACCCGGCGCGGACCGCGACGATTATCAGCCGTCGCGTACCGGAAAAAGTGATTAACAGCTTATGGAAACAGGGGGCGATCCCCGCTCTATTAAGCAGCCGCGACCCTGTCCGCGTCGCGTCCATTTCCGAAGTCGGCCTCGGCAGCCGCGTCGCGGTCTCGATTTGGAAAAACGACGAAGTGATCGGATTCATTTGGGCGCTAGAAACGGGCCGAGCGCTATCGAAAGAGGATATGGAGTTGCTGAAAAAAGCGGCGAAAGCGGCGAAAAATAAAGTATTACAGCTGCATATGCGAAAAAATAAAAAAGAAGAACGAGTACAAGAATTTTTTTGGAAGCTGCTGACAGGGCACATGACGACGGAGGAAGAAATTAAAGAAAGCTTCAAAGTGATGCAAATTCCATCCTCTCCGTTATTTTCCGTCATCGTTTTTCGTTTCGCCACCAAAATTACAAGAGAAATTGAAAAACAAATTTCTTATTTGCTGCAAACAACTCAGCAAATTCAACTGCTTCTGTATACGACAGACCAGAGCGACGTCATTTTATTGGCGGCGCCGAAAACGACGAATCAGCCGTTGCAAGAGTTTAACTCCTTCATCGAATCATTCGCGACGAAAATGAAAGAGCGATTCCACATTAACAGCATTCAAAGCGGCTTCGGCGGCATATACGAAACGTATACATGCATCGAAAAAAGCTACAAACAAGCTTTAACGGTGCTGAAAATGAAAGAAAAATTTCCAGCGCAACTCAACCGTGTTCATGGATATGAACAATTAGGCATTTACCAATTTTTTGACCTATTGTTGCAGAAAAAACAACAAGGGGAGTTTGTTAACTCGGCTTTGCGTAAACTGCAATCATATGACGAAAAACACCATACCGATTTAGTCGAAACGTTTGAAATTTTTTTCGACTGCGACTGCAATGTCAATGAAACGGCGAAAGCGTTAAACATTCATCCAAACACGCTCGCTTATCGGCTGAAACGCATTGCCGAAATTGGCGAAATTGACTTGCATGATATCAATCAAAAGGTAAAACTATATATCGATATTAAACTTGCCAAATACGAAGCACTACATTAA
- the ald gene encoding alanine dehydrogenase — MIIGIPKETKNNENRVAITPAGVMSFVQSGHTVLVEKDAGIGSGFTNEDYASAGAQIIEQAQDIWEKADMIMKVKEPLPSEYGYFRPGLILFTYLHLAAEPELTRALKEKGVTAIAYETVQVGRTLPLLTPMSEVAGRMAAQIGAQFLEKPKGGKGILLGGVPGVSRGKVTIIGGGTVGTNAAKVAVGLGADVTIIDLNADRLRELDDIFGHQITTLMSNPMNIAQAVAESDLVIGAVLIPGAKAPKLVTEEMVKAMKPGSVIVDVAIDQGGIVETSDHVTTHDNPTYVKHGVVHYAVANMPGAVPRTSTLALTNVTIPYALQIANKGVQQAILDNPALKLGVNVANGEITYEAVARDLGYNYVPVEEALGKQLTSN, encoded by the coding sequence ATGATTATTGGTATACCAAAAGAAACAAAAAATAACGAAAACCGCGTCGCCATCACTCCGGCGGGCGTGATGTCGTTCGTTCAATCAGGGCATACGGTATTAGTGGAAAAGGATGCAGGCATTGGAAGCGGTTTCACAAACGAAGATTACGCAAGCGCTGGCGCGCAAATCATTGAGCAAGCACAAGACATATGGGAAAAAGCAGATATGATCATGAAAGTAAAAGAGCCGTTGCCAAGCGAATACGGCTATTTCCGGCCCGGGCTCATTTTATTCACCTACTTGCACCTTGCCGCGGAACCGGAATTGACGCGCGCGCTTAAAGAAAAAGGCGTGACCGCGATCGCATATGAAACCGTGCAAGTCGGCCGCACGCTTCCGCTTCTTACACCGATGAGCGAAGTAGCAGGACGCATGGCAGCGCAAATCGGCGCGCAATTTTTAGAAAAGCCGAAAGGCGGAAAAGGAATTCTTCTCGGCGGCGTTCCAGGAGTGAGCCGCGGCAAAGTGACGATCATCGGCGGCGGCACCGTCGGAACGAACGCGGCAAAAGTCGCAGTCGGATTAGGTGCAGATGTAACGATCATCGATTTAAACGCAGACCGTCTGCGCGAGCTAGACGACATTTTCGGCCATCAAATTACGACATTAATGTCAAATCCAATGAACATCGCTCAAGCGGTCGCAGAGTCGGATCTTGTGATCGGTGCCGTTTTAATTCCTGGCGCTAAAGCGCCTAAACTCGTGACAGAAGAAATGGTCAAAGCGATGAAACCAGGTTCTGTCATTGTCGATGTCGCGATTGACCAAGGCGGCATCGTCGAGACAAGCGACCACGTCACGACACACGATAACCCGACATATGTCAAACACGGTGTCGTTCACTACGCAGTCGCCAACATGCCTGGGGCGGTGCCAAGAACGTCGACGCTCGCGTTAACGAACGTAACGATTCCATACGCCTTGCAAATCGCCAACAAAGGCGTTCAGCAAGCAATTTTGGACAACCCAGCGCTAAAGCTCGGCGTCAATGTCGCAAACGGCGAAATCACTTATGAAGCAGTCGCGCGCGACCTTGGATACAACTATGTCCCGGTTGAAGAAGCGTTAGGAAAACAATTGACATCGAACTGA
- the pdxK gene encoding pyridoxine/pyridoxal/pyridoxamine kinase encodes MTIYKALTIAGSDSSGGAGLQADLKTFQELGVYGMTAITTIVAMDPHNNWFHQVFPVDLSTIEAQLETIIVGVGVHAMKTGMLPTTDIIELAAKTIEKHQLTNVVIDPVMVCKGADEPLHPENTVCYREVLVPKATVVTPNLFEAAQLSGLNRIQTVEDMKEAAGRIHELGAKYVIVKGGRKIPHEKAVDVLYDGKTFELLESDRIETTYTHGAGCTFSAAITAELAKGKPVKEAIATAKAFITEAIRHSFPLNEYVGPTNHAAYRLAKQQ; translated from the coding sequence ATGACGATTTATAAAGCATTAACGATCGCCGGTTCCGACAGCAGCGGCGGCGCCGGCCTCCAAGCAGACTTAAAAACGTTCCAAGAACTTGGCGTATATGGAATGACAGCCATTACCACCATCGTGGCGATGGATCCGCATAACAACTGGTTCCATCAAGTATTTCCGGTCGATCTCTCCACAATCGAAGCGCAGCTCGAAACGATTATCGTCGGCGTCGGGGTGCATGCCATGAAAACAGGCATGCTTCCGACGACAGATATCATCGAACTTGCCGCAAAAACGATTGAAAAACATCAATTAACCAACGTCGTCATCGACCCAGTGATGGTATGCAAAGGGGCCGACGAACCGCTTCATCCAGAAAATACCGTATGCTATCGCGAAGTGCTCGTGCCGAAAGCGACAGTGGTGACACCAAACTTATTCGAAGCGGCGCAATTAAGCGGACTGAACCGGATCCAAACGGTAGAAGACATGAAGGAAGCGGCGGGAAGAATCCATGAGCTTGGCGCAAAATATGTGATTGTAAAAGGCGGACGCAAAATTCCGCATGAAAAAGCGGTTGACGTCCTATACGACGGAAAAACGTTCGAACTGTTGGAATCCGACCGCATTGAGACAACATATACACATGGCGCAGGCTGCACGTTCTCGGCTGCGATCACCGCGGAACTTGCAAAAGGAAAACCGGTAAAAGAAGCGATCGCAACGGCGAAAGCGTTCATTACAGAAGCCATCCGCCATTCCTTCCCGCTTAACGAATACGTCGGACCGACAAACCATGCCGCGTACCGCCTGGCCAAACAACAATAA
- a CDS encoding carbon-nitrogen hydrolase family protein, whose protein sequence is MKEGCVKRLRVSAVQYHLHTIDSFQQFADQVTHYVKTAQEFEAEFVLFPEFMTTQLLSIPTDSGKAATINDLPNYTEPYCELFTSLAKQTGMYLIGGTHVIRKNGKLYNAAHLFTPDGQIHQQAKLHITPTEVKEWGIAPGESVDVFETEKGTVALLTCYDIEFPEIVRIVRAKGADVIFCPSCTDDRHGFHRVRYCCHARAVENQVYVVTTGTVGSLPTVDFMRANFGQAAVITPNDIPFPPRGILVEGEINDDMVVTADLDLSLLYKVREKGAVTTWRDRRTDLYPDWK, encoded by the coding sequence ATGAAAGAAGGATGTGTGAAGCGATTGAGAGTATCTGCCGTTCAATATCATCTTCATACCATTGATTCGTTCCAGCAGTTTGCCGACCAAGTAACCCATTACGTCAAAACCGCGCAAGAGTTTGAAGCAGAATTCGTCCTATTTCCCGAATTTATGACAACCCAGCTGTTATCGATTCCAACCGATTCGGGGAAAGCCGCAACCATCAATGACTTGCCAAATTATACAGAACCGTATTGCGAGCTATTCACTTCATTAGCGAAGCAAACGGGCATGTACTTAATCGGCGGCACCCATGTCATTCGCAAAAACGGAAAATTATATAATGCCGCTCATTTATTTACACCAGACGGACAAATCCACCAACAAGCAAAGCTGCATATCACCCCGACGGAAGTAAAAGAATGGGGCATTGCTCCAGGGGAAAGCGTCGATGTGTTCGAAACGGAAAAAGGAACGGTCGCGCTGTTGACGTGCTATGACATTGAGTTTCCGGAAATCGTCCGCATCGTGCGCGCCAAAGGGGCAGACGTCATCTTTTGCCCGTCATGCACCGATGACCGCCACGGATTCCACCGCGTTCGTTATTGCTGCCACGCGCGCGCCGTCGAAAACCAAGTGTATGTCGTCACGACAGGCACAGTCGGTTCGCTGCCGACCGTCGACTTCATGCGCGCTAACTTCGGCCAAGCAGCGGTCATTACACCAAACGACATTCCGTTCCCGCCGCGCGGCATTTTAGTCGAAGGGGAAATCAACGACGACATGGTTGTCACCGCTGACCTTGACTTGTCGCTGTTGTATAAAGTGCGCGAAAAAGGTGCTGTGACAACATGGCGCGACCGCCGCACCGACTTGTATCCGGACTGGAAATAA
- the putP gene encoding sodium/proline symporter PutP, which yields MVFVSVAVYMIGMLLIGYWAYKRTSNLSEYMLGGRTLGPAVTALSAGASDMSGWLLMGLPGAMYAQGLSASWIVIGLTLGAYANWLYVAPRLRVYTEVANDSITIPEFLENRFGDTSKLLRLISGFVIMIFFTFYVSSGLVSGAVLFQNSFGTSYHTGLWIVAGVVVAYTLFGGFLAVSWTDFVQGTIMFLALLLVPAVTLFHTGGVGDTVATIRSIDPNLLDLWKGTSFLGIISLFAWGLGYFGQPHIIVRFMAISSVKEMKSARRIGMGWMVFSVVGAMLTGLFGIAYFSQRGAKLDDPETVFIQLGEILFHPLITGFLLSAILAAIMSTISSQLLVTSSSLTEDLYKVLFRRSASDKELVFVGRLAVFIVALVASALAYTKNDTILNLVGYAWAGFGASFGPVILLSLFWRRMTKWGAFAGMVAGATTVILWTQSEYLKNLLYEMIPGFAASLLAIVVVSLLTKAPEEKTVRQFDQFKASL from the coding sequence TTGGTATTTGTTTCTGTCGCGGTGTATATGATTGGCATGCTTTTAATAGGGTATTGGGCTTATAAGCGGACGTCGAACCTTTCCGAATATATGCTTGGGGGAAGGACGCTGGGGCCTGCCGTTACGGCGCTCAGCGCGGGAGCTTCCGATATGAGCGGATGGCTGTTGATGGGGCTTCCGGGAGCGATGTATGCGCAAGGGTTGAGCGCATCATGGATCGTTATTGGGCTTACGCTCGGAGCGTATGCGAACTGGCTATATGTTGCGCCTCGTTTGCGCGTGTATACGGAAGTGGCAAACGATTCCATAACGATTCCAGAATTTTTAGAAAATAGATTTGGCGATACGTCGAAGCTGCTTCGGTTGATTTCTGGTTTCGTTATTATGATTTTCTTTACATTTTACGTATCTTCCGGTCTTGTATCCGGAGCCGTGCTGTTTCAAAACTCGTTTGGCACAAGTTATCATACCGGATTATGGATTGTCGCCGGTGTTGTTGTTGCGTATACATTGTTTGGGGGATTTTTGGCCGTTAGTTGGACCGATTTTGTGCAAGGAACGATCATGTTTCTCGCTTTGCTTCTTGTTCCGGCCGTAACGCTTTTCCATACGGGCGGGGTAGGAGACACGGTGGCAACAATTCGGAGCATTGATCCGAATTTATTGGATTTATGGAAAGGAACGAGTTTTCTTGGCATTATTTCTTTATTCGCGTGGGGACTCGGTTATTTCGGGCAGCCGCATATTATCGTCCGCTTTATGGCGATTTCTTCTGTCAAGGAGATGAAAAGCGCCCGCCGCATTGGAATGGGTTGGATGGTTTTTTCGGTGGTTGGCGCCATGTTAACAGGACTGTTTGGGATCGCTTACTTTTCACAGCGCGGCGCTAAGCTGGATGACCCGGAAACGGTATTTATTCAACTTGGGGAAATTTTATTTCATCCGCTCATTACCGGCTTTTTGCTTTCGGCGATTTTAGCAGCGATTATGAGCACGATTTCTTCACAGCTTCTTGTGACGTCCAGTTCCTTGACGGAAGATTTATATAAAGTATTATTTCGACGTTCAGCTTCCGATAAAGAGCTGGTTTTTGTCGGCCGCCTTGCCGTGTTCATCGTGGCGTTAGTGGCGTCTGCACTGGCATATACGAAAAATGATACGATTTTAAATTTAGTCGGTTATGCATGGGCGGGATTCGGTGCCTCGTTCGGTCCAGTCATTTTGTTAAGTTTGTTCTGGCGGCGCATGACGAAGTGGGGAGCGTTTGCCGGCATGGTTGCGGGAGCGACGACCGTGATTCTTTGGACGCAATCGGAATATTTGAAAAACTTGCTGTATGAGATGATTCCGGGCTTTGCCGCAAGCTTGCTCGCAATTGTTGTTGTTAGCTTGTTGACAAAAGCGCCGGAAGAAAAAACCGTTAGACAGTTTGATCAATTTAAAGCATCGCTATGA